The stretch of DNA AGAGCGCGTGGAGGAAAATGGAGTTCGCTGGAGCAGGGGACGACGTTAAGGAGCCGGAATGGATTTTTGCGCCGGCCTATGCGAGGAGTGTGTAGATTGTCAGCCCGGAAATCATCAGAATCGGTCATGCACTTGCAGATAGACCAATTCCAAAGCTTGCAGTTGCTCAAAAGAACATGGAGAACCTGGCAAAGTCATCAAATCCGAAGGTCCTTCCTCCCCTCAGCTATATGTATTCCGGCAGGATTGGCCATGCAAGGGATGTCTGAAGCAACCATCGACCAAAATTACTATAGGACTTCTTAATATCCGCCAGAACCCTTTAAAAGCCTTATCCTGAGTCAGTGTCAGAGGTGAGGGAAATGGTGAATGGGATTAGACAGCCCATCATAGCGGTTCTCGGTCACGTTGACCACGGCAAGACGACGCTCCTTGACCGAATAAGAAAAACAAACGTCGCCGGCAAAGAAGCCGGCGGGATAACCCAGCATATAGGCGCGACGGAGGTTCCCATCGAGACCATCAGGGGGCTTGCAGGGCCACTCATCAAGCTTTGGAAGGGCGAGATAAAACTCCCCGGCCTGCTCTTCATCGACACCCCTGGCCACGAGGCCTTCACCAGTCTGCGCGCGAGGGGAGGGAGCCTTGCTGACCTGGCGGTTCTCATCGTGGACATCAACGAGGGCTTCCAGCCCCAGACGATAGAGAGCATCGAGATACTCAGGAAGAACCGGACTCCATTCATCGTCGCCGCCAACAAGATAGACAGGATAAAGGGCTGGAAGGTAGAGGGGGACGAACCTTTCCTCGTAAACATAAAGAAACAGGACCAGAGGGCCGTTCAGGAGCTCGAAACCAAGCTCTGGGAGCTGATAGGTAAGTTCTACGAGATGGGCTTCAACGCTAACCGTTTCGACCGTGTCCAGGACTTCACCCGCGAGCTGGCGATAGTCCCGATTTCGGCCAAGTACGGTATAGGTGTCCCTGAGCTCCTTGTCCTTATCGCCGGCCTGAGCCAGAAGTACCTGGAGGAGAAGCTCAAGATTGAAGTTGAAGGTCCGGCGCGCGGCACTATACTTGAGATACGGGAGGAGGTCGGCCTGGGAACCACGCTTGACGTCATCATATACGACGGGACGCTTAGAAAGGACGACACGATAGTGGTTGGTGGCAAGGATAAGGCGATAGTCACTAAAATCCGCGCGCTCCTCAAGCCCAAACCCCTCGACGAGATACGCGATCCAAGGTTCCGCTTCGACCAGGTTGACGAGGTTGTCGCCGCCGCGGGTATAAAGATAGCCGCTCCAGGCCTTGAGGAAGCGTTAGCCGGCTCGCCGGTTATAGCGGCACGCTCGGAGGAAGAAGTTGAGAGGGCCAGAGAGGAAATCTTGAGCCAGATACAGAGCGTCGTCATAAGCACCGGCAAGGTCGGTGTCATAGTCAAGGCCGACACCCTTGGCTCGCTGGAAGCTTTGAGCAAAGAACTGGGGGAGACGGGGATTCCGATAAGGAAGGCGGACGTTGGCAACATCAGCAAGACCGACGTTATGGAGGCGCTAAGCGTTAAGGAAGAGGAAGAGAAGTACGGCGTCGTCCTTGGCTTCAACGTCAAAGTGAACGAAGACGCTGAGGAAGTTGCGAAGGCCAAAGGAGTGCCCATCTTCACCGGCAACATCATCTACAAGCTCATCGAGGACTATGGGGCCTGGGTCAAGGCCGAGGAGGAGAAGAGAAAGCGCGAACTCCTCAAGAACGTCACCTTCCCCGGGGTGATAAGGCTCTATCCGGACGAGCGCTACGTCTTCAGGAGGAGCAAGCCGGCCATAGTTGGTGTTGAGGTCGTTGAGGGAAGGATAAGGCCTGGTGTGGTTCTGATAAAGCAGAACGGAGAGAAGGTCGGCGTCATCAAGTCCATCAAGAACAAGAACGACTTCGTCCAGGAGGCCAAGAAGGGCGACGCTGTCGCAATAGCCATCGAAGGGGCAATCGTCGGCAGGCACATACACCCCGGCGAGACGCTCTACGTTGACCTGAGCAAGAACGACGTTATAATCCTCGCCAAGCAGCTCAAGAACGAGCTTGACGACAGCGATATAAAGGCCCTCAAGATGACGGCGAAGGTGAAGGTCCAGAGGGACCCGTTCTGGAAGGCGGTTTAATTTTTCCCTATTCTTTGTTGTAATGAATGTAGGGCTTTTGGGGATAGGTAAAAGAAGAAAAATCACCCAACCGAGAAGGCTATCGTGACTTCGCTCTTACCTCCGGTGACGCCGTTGACCCTGAACGTTCCGCTCCAGCTTTTGTGAGGCACCCCGTAGTTGTAGTCCCAGTCAAGGTAGTCATCGTCGAGCAGAATCGTCACGCCGAATCCCCCCATCGGGTCGTCGTTGCCCCTCTGAACCTCCTTTAACCCCTCTTCGGTGAGATTGTAGAGCATGAAGTATCCGGAGTCCCCGGTTATGCCTGAGTAGAGGTGTATCTCCCACCGCCGACCCCATTCGTAACCCTCGTCAATCCTGATAACCGTCGGGGGGTACACGTAGGTCTTGCCGTTGAAGAAGTCGATGAACTTCTCCATGTGGATGTACCTCCCTAGGGCACTCTCGTTAACGAAGCGGATCGTGAATGTCACATCCTTCCCGGGGTTCTGGGATGATGTCAGGGCGCTCACGTAGGTGATGACGTCGTTGTCCCACGGGGGTTCTACCTTTGAGGCTACCGGACCGGCGTAGACGAGACTCACGTTGAGCCTCAGGTTCTCAGGCAGAGAAAAGCCAGGGTCGGCCCCTGTTTTCACTTCAATCCCTTCACTACATCCACTATCCTCGTCCACATCCCACTCGCAGACCGTGTTTCCGTCCTCGTCCTGCTTGGGTTCCGGGGCAGGCGTCCCAGTGGAGGTTTCCGTGTTTGTTTCTGTGGTTGAGGGGGTGCTGGGCCCCGTAACACAGCCGCTTATGAGGACCATCCCATAAGCATAATTGCGAGGATTAATTCCTTTCCCATCTCAGTTGCCCTCCTGTCCAAGCCACGGCGAATAGACTCCATGACCTGAACTTCTTTAAGTTATGTTGCAATCTTACTTAAATTTTGTCAATGGAGAATAGAGATACATCAATTTTTTCTCACCAGTTTTACAACCGCCTCAACGTGGGGCGTGTGGGGGAACATGTCCACCAGCCGGGTGTCCTCTATCCTGTATGCCCTCTTCAAGTAGTTCTTGTAGTCGAGCTGAAATGCCTTTGGGTTGCAGGAGACGTAAATGACCTGTTCAACGCTGCTCTTCACCAGGGATTCAGCCGTTTCCCGTAGTCCTTTCCGCGGAGGGTCAGCTATCACAGTATCGTAATCGCCTAGGGGTGTCTCCTCCACCCTACCAACGCTGAACTTGACATTTACACCATTAATCTCGGCGTTTTCTCTGGCCATCTCGACCGCGAAGGGGTTCAGCTCGACACCTGCAACGGTAAAGCCCCTCTTAGCCAGCCAGACGCCGAAGGTCCCGACGCCGGAGTAGAGGTCGAGGACTTTTTCACCATCGGTGAGGCCCTCAACCGCCCTGAGGAGCAATTCTAAGGCGTAGCTGTTGGTCTGGAAGAAGCTGTTGGGGTGAATGAGGTATGTAACGTCCCCGATCCTCTCACGTATGAAAGGTTCGCCGTCTAGAAGCTCCGGCTCTCCTCTCGGGTCGTCTCTCTCGTCCCCCTTGAGGCTCCAGTAGAGGGAATCCACGAAGGAGAAGTAGTCTTGGAATGCTTCCAGAATCTCATCTGGAGGGTTAACGTGGGCGATTAAGTTCACCATTACCTCTCCCGTGAACTTTCCCTCTCTGACCTGCAGGTAGTGGACGTCGCCGGCTTTCCGCTTTAAGTTCCAGGGCTTAAGCCCCATCTCGGAGAGAAAATCTCTGAGGGCACGGAGATATTCAGGCGTTCTCTTTGAGAAGACCGGGCATTCCGAAAGGTTCACCACCCCCGACGGGCTTCCGTACCCCTTCAGGCCAATTCTTGAAGTGGTTACAATGAAGTTGCTCACGTTTCTGAAGTCCCAGATTTGGGGCGAGCCCTCGATCTCCGCCTCTATCCCGGTAATCCCCTCGAAGAGCTCCGCTTTAAACCTCAACTGCTCTTTATACTTCAACCCCTGCCAGAGGCAACCGCCGCAGGTTCCGAAGTGGGGGCATTTTGGCCTCCCCCTGAGCGGCGATGGCTCGAGGATCTCAAAATCCTCTGCAAGAAGTCTGCCGAATCGCCTTTTGGTTCTTCTAACTCCCACCTCGTCGCCGGGATACGAGAACGGGACATAGATCCGCCTGCCGCCCGTTTCCAGTATTCCCAGGCCGTCGTCGCTTAAGGCATTTACCCTTCCTCTGGCGTGCATGTCCCCATCTCGCCGGCAGGGTTTTTATAACCAGCGCCAATTCTTTAGATGGTGGTGATAACGTGAAGCCGAAGGTTTTTATCACGCGTGCTATTCCAGAAAACGGCATCCAGACCCTGAGGGAGCACTTTGAGGTTGAGGTCTGGGAGGATGAGCACGAGATTCAAAGGGAAGCCCTGCTCGAAAAGGTTCGCGACGTTGATGCACTTGTTACCATGTTGAGTGAGAGGATTGATAAAGAAGTCTTCGACAGCGCGCCAAGATTGAGAATAGTAGCCAACTACGCAGTCGGCTACGACAACATAGACGTTGGGGAAGCAACGCGGAGGGGAATTTACGTCACAAACACCCCCAAAGTTCTCACGGACGCCACCGCTGACTTCGCCTGGACCCTCCTTCTAGCCACCGCAAGGAGGCTCATTGAGGCGGACAGATTTACCCGCTCCGGAGAGTGGAAGAGGAAAGGAATAGCCTGGCACCCGCTCATGTTCTTGGGTCATGATGTCTATGGGAAGACCCTCGGAATCGTCGGCTTCGGAAGGATAGGCCAGGCGGTGGCAAAAAGAGCCAGTGGCTTTGGAATGAGAATCCTCTACAATTCACGCACGAGGAAGGCCGAGGCTGAGAAAGAGCTCGTGGCTGAGTTCAAACCGCTGGACGAGCTCCTCGGGGAGAGCGACTTCGTGGTTCTGGCCGTCCCGCTGACGAAGGAGACATACCACATGATAGGCGAGCGAGAGCTTAAGCTCATGAAGAACACGGCGATACTAATCAACATCGCAAGGGGAAAGGTGGTTGACACAGGAGCACTAGTTAAGGCCCTCCGGGAGGGCTGGATTGCCGGTGCCGGCCTGGACGTCTACGAGGAGGAGCCGTACTATCACGAGGAGCTATTCAGTCTCGACAACGTGGTTCTGGCCCCGCACATAGGGAGCGCGACCCACGGTGCAAGGGAGGGAATGGCTGAGCTCGTGGCGAGGAACCTCATAGCCTTCAAGAACGGCCAAATCCCCCCGACGCTCGTGAATAGGGAAGTGGCGAATGTCAGGAAGCCGGGATTTGAGTGAGCCCATCCGGCGATGATGAGCACTGGTCTCCCCGGCTGACGGTGATGAGCTGGACCCGTGCCTGAGCCCCTTTCCTTTACTCTTTTTTGGAGAGAACTTCCCTAACCATCGCCCTGAACCTCTTCGCGTCTTTGCACATGTCCGAGTTGTTGAAGAAGACGAGGCTCTCCGAGCGGTTCCGGCCAGGAACCCTTTCCCTCACCTTTCCCAGCTCCTCGTCGCTGTAGGAGTGGCGGTAGATTATCCTCCCGTTCTCGTAGCGCCCGTGGAGGCGGTAGTAGCTGACCTCGCCGAGGTGAAGCGGAATCCTCACGAGCGGATCGGTCACGTCTATGACATCAAAAGCTCTCACGAAGCGTTTTACTCCATCTTCACTCCAGCCCCTCAGCTCCACCGCTATCTCAAAGCCTCCCCGCTCTATCGTTTCAAAAAACCTCTCGGCGCTGGTAAAACTCTCCTCGCTCTCCCTGAAGCTTTTGGGTAGCTGAATCAGTATAAACCTCGCACCGAGCGTTTTCGCTTCTTGCAG from Thermococcus sp. encodes:
- the infB gene encoding translation initiation factor IF-2 translates to MNGIRQPIIAVLGHVDHGKTTLLDRIRKTNVAGKEAGGITQHIGATEVPIETIRGLAGPLIKLWKGEIKLPGLLFIDTPGHEAFTSLRARGGSLADLAVLIVDINEGFQPQTIESIEILRKNRTPFIVAANKIDRIKGWKVEGDEPFLVNIKKQDQRAVQELETKLWELIGKFYEMGFNANRFDRVQDFTRELAIVPISAKYGIGVPELLVLIAGLSQKYLEEKLKIEVEGPARGTILEIREEVGLGTTLDVIIYDGTLRKDDTIVVGGKDKAIVTKIRALLKPKPLDEIRDPRFRFDQVDEVVAAAGIKIAAPGLEEALAGSPVIAARSEEEVERAREEILSQIQSVVISTGKVGVIVKADTLGSLEALSKELGETGIPIRKADVGNISKTDVMEALSVKEEEEKYGVVLGFNVKVNEDAEEVAKAKGVPIFTGNIIYKLIEDYGAWVKAEEEKRKRELLKNVTFPGVIRLYPDERYVFRRSKPAIVGVEVVEGRIRPGVVLIKQNGEKVGVIKSIKNKNDFVQEAKKGDAVAIAIEGAIVGRHIHPGETLYVDLSKNDVIILAKQLKNELDDSDIKALKMTAKVKVQRDPFWKAV
- the rlmD gene encoding 23S rRNA (uracil(1939)-C(5))-methyltransferase RlmD, translated to MHARGRVNALSDDGLGILETGGRRIYVPFSYPGDEVGVRRTKRRFGRLLAEDFEILEPSPLRGRPKCPHFGTCGGCLWQGLKYKEQLRFKAELFEGITGIEAEIEGSPQIWDFRNVSNFIVTTSRIGLKGYGSPSGVVNLSECPVFSKRTPEYLRALRDFLSEMGLKPWNLKRKAGDVHYLQVREGKFTGEVMVNLIAHVNPPDEILEAFQDYFSFVDSLYWSLKGDERDDPRGEPELLDGEPFIRERIGDVTYLIHPNSFFQTNSYALELLLRAVEGLTDGEKVLDLYSGVGTFGVWLAKRGFTVAGVELNPFAVEMARENAEINGVNVKFSVGRVEETPLGDYDTVIADPPRKGLRETAESLVKSSVEQVIYVSCNPKAFQLDYKNYLKRAYRIEDTRLVDMFPHTPHVEAVVKLVRKN
- the gyaR gene encoding glyoxylate reductase codes for the protein MKPKVFITRAIPENGIQTLREHFEVEVWEDEHEIQREALLEKVRDVDALVTMLSERIDKEVFDSAPRLRIVANYAVGYDNIDVGEATRRGIYVTNTPKVLTDATADFAWTLLLATARRLIEADRFTRSGEWKRKGIAWHPLMFLGHDVYGKTLGIVGFGRIGQAVAKRASGFGMRILYNSRTRKAEAEKELVAEFKPLDELLGESDFVVLAVPLTKETYHMIGERELKLMKNTAILINIARGKVVDTGALVKALREGWIAGAGLDVYEEEPYYHEELFSLDNVVLAPHIGSATHGAREGMAELVARNLIAFKNGQIPPTLVNREVANVRKPGFE
- a CDS encoding DUF72 domain-containing protein, giving the protein MINVGTCGFCESHSNYYRDFDAIEVQQTFYRILQEKTLERWRREAPEGFTFAIKAFQGVTHPSNNPTWRRSNVKPGKNVGLLRLNSEVLNFWRITLQEAKTLGARFILIQLPKSFRESEESFTSAERFFETIERGGFEIAVELRGWSEDGVKRFVRAFDVIDVTDPLVRIPLHLGEVSYYRLHGRYENGRIIYRHSYSDEELGKVRERVPGRNRSESLVFFNNSDMCKDAKRFRAMVREVLSKKE